CTGTTGGTATTGGTGGAGACCCAGTGAATGGCACGAACTTTATTGATGTATTAAATTTATTTAATGAAGATGAAGATACGTACGCTGTAATTATGATTGGTGAAATCGGCGGAACAGCTGAAGAAGAAGCTGCTGAATGGATTAAAGCTAATATGAAAAAGCCTGTTGTAGGCTTTATTGGTGGTCAAACTGCACCTCCAGGAAAAAGGATGGGGCATGCTGGTGCGATAATTTCAGGAGGTAAGGGGACTGCAGCTGAAAAGATTAAAACTCTTGAGAGTTGTGGTGTGAAAGTAGCTCCAACACCTGCTGTTATGGGCGAAACATTAGTAGCAGCTTTAGTAGAAAACAACTTGTTAGAAAAATGTATCACTCATAAGTAATAATTATTGGCGGCTCCTAAGGGGGTCGTCTATTTTTTTTAGGATTAAGGCTATATTATTTTGCTGAAATTGTTAGGATACTTCATACTGACGAAGGAGAAATGAAGATGAATAAAAGAGAGAGACTTATCCTATTACATGGGTGTAGAGGTGTCACCTGGGTATTACTAAAGAAATTCTTAGAATTTGATCCAACACTAAAGAAAGTAATTAATTTAGAAAAAGAGGAACTTAGGCAGCGTTTCTCTATGAAATCCAATCAAATTGATCATTTTTTAGAAGATCTAAAAAGTTTGGAACATATTGTTGAATATTATCGGAAGAATCAAATTGAAGTAGTTACTATTTTCGACAAATGCTACCCATATTTATTGAAACAAATCTATGATCCTCCATGGGTTTTATATTGTAAAGGCGATTTATCTCTTTTTTTAGAACAAGATAAACTTAGTGTTATTGGAACGAGAGATCCATCTCGTAATGGACTAGTAAGCTTAGAGAAAATTTTATCACCATTAATACAAGCAAATTGGATTATTGTAAGTGGCTTGGCTGTCGGAATTGATGGGAGAGCGCACATGCTTACCATAGAAAAAGGTGGTCGAACGATCGCTGTATTAGGGTCAGGTTTTAATTATATTTACCCCCAATGTCACCAAAAACTAGCCTCAAAAATTGCAAAAGATCATTTGCTTATTTCTGAATTCCCCCAAATCGACAACCACAAAAGTGGAACTTTCCAATGAGAAATCGAATTATTAGCGGTCTAACAAAGGGTACTTTAATTGTTGAAGCGAAATCTAGAAGTGGCTCTTTAATAACTGCAGACCTTGCCTTACAACAAGGAAGAGAAATATTTGCTGTACCTGGTTCTATATTAGATGAACAAACAGAAGGAACGCATTGGTTAATACAGCAAGGAGCAAAGTTGACAAAATGTAGTAATGATGTTTTAAATGAACTGTAACAGAGTATAATAACAGTAAAATGTGTAAAAAAATTAAAATGATTAAAATTTTTCTAAAATTGGAAAAAAGTGATATTACGAACGTTTTTGCCAATTTTTAAAGTGTAAATTTGAGAAGTATTCATAATTTTGTTTGACAAATAGCAAAATAGTGGTTAATAATAGGGAAGATTTTAAAAATACCTCTTAAAGGGGGAGGAAACATAAAATGGCAGATTACTTAGTGATCGTTGAATCTCCCGCTAAAGCAAAAACAATTGGAAAGTATTTAGGGAAAAAATACATTGTTAAAGCTTCAATGGGACATGTCATTGATCTACCGAAAAGTCAAATGGGTGTAGATATTGAAGATAATTATCATCCTAAATATATTACGATCCGTGGCAAAGGGCCGATCTTGAAGGATTTAAAAGCAGCTGCAAAGAAAGTTAAGAAAATTTACTTAGCAGCTGACCCTGACCGCGAAGGAGAAGCAATTGCTTGGCACTTAGCACACAGTTTAAAAATTGATGAAAAATCAGACTGTCGAGTAGTTTTCAACGAAATAACAAAACAAGCAATAAAAGATGCTTTTAAGACCCCAAGACCAATAAACATGGATTTAGTTGATGCACAACAAGCAAGACGAGTTCTTGACCGTCTCGTTGGGTACAATATAAGTCCTTTATTATGGAAGAAAGTAAAAAAAGGTTTAAGTGCTGGTAGGGTTCAATCTGTTGCCGTCAAAATGATTATCGACAGAGAGCGAGAAGTACAATCGTTCATACCAGAAGAATATTGGTCAATTGTCGCGAACTTTAATACTGAAAAAGAAAGCTTCGAAGCAAAGTTTTATGGCGTAGATGACAAAAAGACGGAATTGAAATCTGAAGAAGACGTTCAAAATATTTTAGGGAAACTTCAGAATTCGTATGTCGTTGAAAGTGTGAAGAAAAAAGAAAGAAAACGAAACCCGGTATTGCCATTTACGACATCTTCGTTACAGCAAGAGGCTGCAAGAAAATTAAATTTTCGAGCAAAGAAAACGATGATGATTGCCCAACAACTCTATGAAGGAATTGATATTGGTAAAGAAGGTACTGTTGGTTTAATTACATATATGAGAACAGATTCAACGAGAGTTTCCGAAGTCGCTCAGCAAGAAGCGAGTGAATATATTCAAACTCATTACGGGGCAGATTACCTTGCTACTGATAAAAAGCAAGCAAAAAAAGATAAAAAATCTCAAGATGCTCATGAAGCTATCCGGCCAACATCAATCTTTAAAGACCCGAAATTTTTAAAGAACTATTTGAGTAGGGACCAGCTACGTCTATATAAACTTATCTGGGAACGCTTACTAGCTAGTCAAATGGCACCAGCTATTATGGATACTATGAGTGTTGATATTATTAACAATGGTGTTATTTTTAGAGCTACAGGTTCAAAAATTAAATTTCCTGGTTTTATGAAAGTATATATTGAAGGAAATGATGATGGAAAAAAAGAAGAAGATCGTCTATTACCACATTTAGAGGAAGGTATGTCAGTTTCAAAAGAAGCGATTGAGCCTAATCAACACTTTACTCAGCCGCCTCCTCGTTATACCGAAGCTAGATTAGTTAAAACTCTAGAAGAGCTTGGAATAGGTAGACCTTCGACATTTGCACCAACATTAGATACGATCCAACGCCGTGGCTATGTGGCCCTTGAGGACAAACGGTTTATTCCAACCGAATTAGGTGAAATCGTTCTTCAGTTGATTAATGAATTTTTCCCGGAGATATTAGATGTTGAATTTACGGCAAAAATGGAAAGTGATCTTGATGCTATTGAAGAAGGACAGACAAAATGGATCAGCATTATCGATCATTTTTATAAAGGATTTGAAAAAAATCTAAAAATAGCTGAAGAAGAAATGAAAGAAGTCGAAATCAAAGATGAACCTGCTGGGGAAGATTGTGAGCACTGTGGTCATGGAATGGTCTATAAAATGGGACGATACGGCAAGTTTATGGCCTGCTCTAACTTTCCAGATTGTCGCAACACAAAAGCTATAGTCAAAGATATAGGCGTGAAATGTCCGAGTTGTAACGAAGGTAATATTGTCGAGAGAAAAAGTAAAAAACGCCGAACATTTTTCGGATGTGATCGGTATCCAAGCTGTGAATTTATCTCTTGGGATAAGCCAATTGCTAGACCATGTCCAAAGTGTAATGAAATGTTGGTTGAGAAGAAAACCAAAAAAGGTGTTAACGTACAATGTACAAAATGTGATTACGAAGAAGAAACAAATTAAAACTTTTTTGAATTAGAAAAGTGTCTTGAAGCAAGGTGCTGAGTTAGCAGCACTTGCTTCGCAGTTTTCTTATTGGAGGAATTATTTTGACTGAAATTAAAATAAATGTTATTGGTGCAGGTTTAGCTGGAAGTGAAGCTGCTTGGCAAATTGCTAAGCAAGGGATACCAGTGAAGCTATATGAAATGAGACCGGTGAAACAAACCCCTGCACACCATACAGATAAATTTGCCGAACTTGTCTGTAGTAATTCATTGAGGTCGAATGCCCTATCAAATGCGGTAGGAGTATTGAAAGAAGAAATGAGACAGTTAAATTCTGTTATTATTGGTTCTGCGGACGATTGTGCAGTTCCGGCTGGTGGGGCCTTGGCAGTCGATCGTCATGAATTTGCAGCTACTGTAACTGACCGAGTGAAAAATCACCCTTTAGTTGAAGTCATTACGGAAGAAGTAACTGAAATTCCAGAGGGTCCAACGGTAATCGCATCAGGACCGCTAACCTCTGAGAAACTATCCCAACAACTAAAGGAACTTACGGGCCAAGATTATTTGTACTTTTATGATGCTGCGGCTCCAATTTTAGAAGTTGATAGTATTGATCGAGATAAGGTATATTTAAAGTCGCGTTATGACAAAGGCGAAGCTGCCTATTTAAATTGTCCGATGACTGAAGGAGAATTTGATCGTTTTTACGAGGCGTTAATTTCCGCTGAAACTGTCCCATTAAAAGAATTCGAGAAAGAAATATTTTTCGAAGGCTGTATGCCGATTGAAGTTTTAGCAAAAAGGGGCAAGAAAACTTTATTGTTTGGTCCAATGAAGCCTGTAGGCCTAGAAGACCCGAAAACTGGAAAACGTCCTTTTGCAGTTGTTCAATTACGACAGGATAATCAAACAGGAACTCTGTATAATATTGTAGGATTTCAAACTCACTTAAAGTGGGGACCACAAAAAGAAGTTCTGCAGTTAATTCCAGGTCTTGAACAGGTTGAGATCGTTCGGTATGGAGTTATGCATCGAAACACCTTTATAAATTCACCTAAATTACTCTTACCAACGTACCAATATCGAGGTAGAGAGGACCTTTTCTTCGCTGGACAAATAACTGGAGTAGAAGGTTATGTAGAATCTGCAGCTGCGGGTCTTTTAGCAGGATTAAATGCCGCAAGATATGTTCAAGGGAAAGAGTTAGTCATATTTCCAGAAGAGACGGTTCTTGGCAGCATGGCTAATTATATTACTACTGCTAACGAAAAAAACTTTCAGCCGATGAATGCAAACTTTGGATTGTTACCACCGATTGAGCCACGTATTAAAAGTAAAAAAGAGCGTTATGAATTGTTAGCTACACGCGCCATTGACACAATTCAGAATTTTGTGAAAAAATTGTAAATTCTCTTGCGTCACTCCTAAAACTGTGGTACTATTTAGAGGCTCTAGTTGAGGTGAGAACAGCAATATGTCCTATATGGTAATGGAAATAGAAACGTTTATACGTTTTTTGCAGGTGGAGAAAAATTATTCAACCCATACTGTCTACAATTACAAAAAAGGTATCGAGCATTTCTCATCTTTCATGAAGCAGCATAGCATAACTAGTTACGCTGCTGTTTCTTATGTATTTGTGAGGCTTTATTTAACTGAGTTGTATGCTTTAGAATTGGAAAGAAAAACGGTTGCACGGAAAATTTC
The window above is part of the Anaerobacillus sp. CMMVII genome. Proteins encoded here:
- the trmFO gene encoding FADH(2)-oxidizing methylenetetrahydrofolate--tRNA-(uracil(54)-C(5))-methyltransferase TrmFO, producing the protein MTEIKINVIGAGLAGSEAAWQIAKQGIPVKLYEMRPVKQTPAHHTDKFAELVCSNSLRSNALSNAVGVLKEEMRQLNSVIIGSADDCAVPAGGALAVDRHEFAATVTDRVKNHPLVEVITEEVTEIPEGPTVIASGPLTSEKLSQQLKELTGQDYLYFYDAAAPILEVDSIDRDKVYLKSRYDKGEAAYLNCPMTEGEFDRFYEALISAETVPLKEFEKEIFFEGCMPIEVLAKRGKKTLLFGPMKPVGLEDPKTGKRPFAVVQLRQDNQTGTLYNIVGFQTHLKWGPQKEVLQLIPGLEQVEIVRYGVMHRNTFINSPKLLLPTYQYRGREDLFFAGQITGVEGYVESAAAGLLAGLNAARYVQGKELVIFPEETVLGSMANYITTANEKNFQPMNANFGLLPPIEPRIKSKKERYELLATRAIDTIQNFVKKL
- the topA gene encoding type I DNA topoisomerase, with translation MADYLVIVESPAKAKTIGKYLGKKYIVKASMGHVIDLPKSQMGVDIEDNYHPKYITIRGKGPILKDLKAAAKKVKKIYLAADPDREGEAIAWHLAHSLKIDEKSDCRVVFNEITKQAIKDAFKTPRPINMDLVDAQQARRVLDRLVGYNISPLLWKKVKKGLSAGRVQSVAVKMIIDREREVQSFIPEEYWSIVANFNTEKESFEAKFYGVDDKKTELKSEEDVQNILGKLQNSYVVESVKKKERKRNPVLPFTTSSLQQEAARKLNFRAKKTMMIAQQLYEGIDIGKEGTVGLITYMRTDSTRVSEVAQQEASEYIQTHYGADYLATDKKQAKKDKKSQDAHEAIRPTSIFKDPKFLKNYLSRDQLRLYKLIWERLLASQMAPAIMDTMSVDIINNGVIFRATGSKIKFPGFMKVYIEGNDDGKKEEDRLLPHLEEGMSVSKEAIEPNQHFTQPPPRYTEARLVKTLEELGIGRPSTFAPTLDTIQRRGYVALEDKRFIPTELGEIVLQLINEFFPEILDVEFTAKMESDLDAIEEGQTKWISIIDHFYKGFEKNLKIAEEEMKEVEIKDEPAGEDCEHCGHGMVYKMGRYGKFMACSNFPDCRNTKAIVKDIGVKCPSCNEGNIVERKSKKRRTFFGCDRYPSCEFISWDKPIARPCPKCNEMLVEKKTKKGVNVQCTKCDYEEETN